A region of the Perognathus longimembris pacificus isolate PPM17 chromosome 7, ASM2315922v1, whole genome shotgun sequence genome:
AGGTGCGCGGCGCAGCGAGCCAGCTGGCCCGCGTCCCCCCTCCGGTGGGTGGGGGCGGCAGAAGCAGCGCCCGGGGTGCCCAGGCCAGAACCAGGGCTCGGGACGCGACGGGGGTCGCCAGGAGCTCCAGGGCCTCCGCCTGCCGGCCTCTGGCTCCTTTCTCCCGGGGGTCTGTCTCCCTGGCGGCAGAGACACAGAGCCCCTGCGGCCCCTGCGGCCCCGCTGACCTGGGAGGTGGCTGTCGGGAGCCTGGTCCTCCAGCATGGCCGGTGCGGGGCGAGGCAGGCCGGAAGGTCCCAGGACAGGCAGccgcctccctgcctcctctcggGCCATCCTGTCCTGGATCTGCGCTTCGGAGGAGCCCACGGGACCGTCCCACCCGCAGAAGGCTTTGGGGGACCGGCGTGCGGGTCCCCCAGCGTCTGGCCGACCTGGCCCCGTCTGCAGGGCCGAGCTGGCCCTCGCGAATGGGGCTCTTGAGGCGCCAGGGCCAGACCCTGAGCCTCCCACCGGCCTCGGGCCGTGAGAACTGGGCTCAGCTGCAGAGACGGCGGgtggggaccccctccccctccccgcgtcCTTCTCTGGGGCTCTGGGGGAGGGGTGTGAGTTTGTGGGGCGGTCCCCGCCTCCCCCGGCTTCCAGATCCTCACCCAGAGGAGCTGGCCACGGCACAAAGCCCTGGGGCGGCCGCCGCGTCGGGCCGGTTCAGTCCCcgcgccagccccgccccaggtCCACCCCAACCCCCCTCTGCGAGGACCCGGAGggcggcccggcccctcccccaccctggggaCTAACACATCCCGGGGCCACACCACCCGCAGAACaacggcagggggtggggggaaggagccACCGCCCGCAGGTGGGGGGCAGCTGTGCCGGGGGCGTGAGGGTGCGCCTGCCCCGcccgcctggccccgccccgcccgcctggccccgccctgccctgctccaTCCAGGGTGCATATTAGGCTGGGGGCAGCCCCTGCTCTGCTCATCACCCCAGCACAGGGCGGCTCCACCTCCCCCTACCCAGGGCAGAACTGGGGTGGAATTTCGAGGGAAGGGCCTACACACCCAGTGTCCCTGCAGCCCTGCGgggccctgcctggcctggcccgTCCAGGgccacacaaacacacgcacttAGGTCTGCCTTCAGGGCCGTGGGCCCCTCCCGACGCCCGCCCGCCCACCCTGAGCCCTCCAAACCGCATGGATGTTCCTCCATTTGATTCCTAACGTGGTGTTAGTGGTGCAAGGTGGTGGGATGGCAGGGCCCGTGGCCATGTTGACCTCCTGGACGGCGGGCCAGCCACACAGGCGGCCAGTGCcttctggaggggggagggggacgccTGGGCCCGGTGAAGCCTGCCTGTCCGCGTGGGGGCTCGGAGCCTGGGTGGGCGGTgtggctgcagggctccagggCTCCCGCGTGGTGGCACGGAGCCCCGTCTCTCTCCCCCAACACGAACGAATGCCGCTGTAGAGGGCAGACGCTCCGGGCAGCTCTGCTGGGGCAGGTGCGCCAAGGCCCACCTTTATGAGCAGGTTCCAAGACGTgtgttaaaaagaaaggaaacttccaagctgggcgccagtggctcacacctgtaatcctagctacgtaggagctgaggtctaagaatcaaggtttgaagccaacctgggcaggaaagtccttgagactcttatctcccattaaccaccaaaaaagaaaagccagaggcGTAGCTAGGGCTCaaggccagagtgctagccttgagcctaaggGGCTCGGGGAAGACACCTagcctgagctcaaggcctaggactggcaccaaaaaagttcacacctgtaatcctagatacttggttcaaagctagcttaggcaggaaagatggtaggactcttatctccagtcaattcaaaaaggccaaaagtggcgccgtggctcaagtggcagagtgctagccttgagcaaggtggagctcagggacagtgctcaggccctgggttcaagcttcaggactggcaaaaaatagaaaggagggagggagggagggagaaaggaaggaaggaaggagggaaggaagctcACTCCCAGCCACCGCGGTGGCGGCTGTCCCGGGCAGGGCCCTTCGGCGGTGTGGCCGAGCAGGTTGGGGGCTTCTGCTCAACACCAGCCACGCGGTCGGCAGTCGGTGCTCCCAGGATTGTTTAGCTCAAGCAGAGCCCTTCGGGCCTTGGCTGTCTCCTCCTAGATGTTAGGTGTTAAGGGAAAAGCGCGGGCATTCGGGTCCCAGGCAGCGCGTTCCAGCCACAGGTGCTGAGCCCCGCCCTGACCCGCGCGCCCCCGGGGCTCTGTTCCCAGCTGGAGAAGAAGCAGGCCCTGCCGCCCTTCCAGCCACAGATCACGGATGACTACGGCCTGGACAACTTCGACACGCAGTTCACCAGCGAGCCCGTGCAGCTGACCCCCGACGACGAGTAAGTCTCGGTGGCCAGCGCGTGAGCGCCCACAgttccgcgggggggggggggagcgcccccagcctgggcagcaagagCCCCGGGACTCTCAGTTCCAGTTAGCCAGCGAAAGGCCGGGGGGTGAGCCGGGGCTCCAGCGggggaacaccagccttgagttcaaggcccaggaccggccctCGGAGAAAGGGGGAGCGGAGCGCGGGCGGCGCCAGGcccggcgggcgggcaggcgggcgggcccCGCGGCCCGGGCGCTCACCCCCCATCCCCCTGCCCCGCGGCCCTGGCGCTCACCCCCCATCCCCCTGCCCCGCGGCCCTGGCGctcaccccccttccccctgccccgcgGCCCTGGCGCTCACTCCCCAGCTCACTCCCCATCCCCCTGCCCCGCGGCCCGGGCGCTCACCCCCCATCCCCCTGCCCCGCGGCCCCGGCGCTCACCCCCCTTCCCTCTGCCCCGCGCCCCAGGGACGTCATCAAGAGGATCGACCAGTCCGAGTTCGAGGGCTTCGAGTACATCAACCCGCTTCTGCTGTCCACCGAGGAGTCCGTGTGAGGCGGCCTGGGGCGACCCCCGCGGGCGCCTGCGACGACCCGAAACTTTATCCTTCACCACAGCGCATGCATGCCAGGCCGCCGGGCGGACGCGGGCCGAGGCGCGGCGGGGCCGGCCCCGAGGCGCGCCCGTGCGCacagccgcccgcccgcccgcccgcgggaaCGCGCGCCGCGTGCGCCCCGAGGAATAAAGTGTGCCGCTGACGCCCGCGCCGCCCTCGCTGCTTTCTTTCCGAGCGGCTCCGCCCGGCGCCCCCGGcgcccccggcgccccgcccccggccgcgaGCGCGCCGCCCCCGCGCAGGACCTGCGGGCCCCGCCTCGGCCACGCCCGGCGAGCTCCGGGCCTCGCCGCAGGTGGagcgggggagggcgggccggGCGCAGCCCCCGCCCACGGCCGCTAGGACACCAGGAGGAGAAAGGACGAGCAAACCCCGTGCCCCGCGGCGCGCGCCAGGCCGGGGGAGATCCCACCCGCGACGTGAAGCGcagcgccccggcccgcccctcgCCGTGCCGCGGAGGCCGGCCCTCCTCCGGGGGCGTGCGCCGGGCGAGCCGGCCCGGGTGTTCAGAAGAGGCCGCGGGGCCCGGTcagccccgagccccgccccgtgCCGGGCACCCCTGGCCGCCGGAGCCTGGGCCGGgtgcgagccccccccccccgggcctccgcaGCGGGGGGCCGGCACCCCGTCCTGCCGTGGCCCCCGCCAGCACACTCCGGGTTCTCAGGCCGCTGCCGTCGGGGCCCAGGTGCTAGGCCCGGCGCTTggtgccccccccctccacctccggGCCGCGGAATGCAGACGGGTTCCCGCCAGCCCCATCCCCGCCCAAGGGGCGGGACACCCCAGGGCCGGTGCGCGGCGTCTAAGGGCCCGAGGCCCCCGGGGTCACCGAGGCcaggcgccccctccccgccccccagcccgggCCGCCGGATCCGTGAGCCTCTGGGGTCCTGTACATAGCGCCGCGGGGCGATCCCGGGCTGGCTGCCCGCGCGTGGACGTGAGGATCACGTCCTGCCGTCGGCACCGCCATTTTACACGCAGCCACGCGTTCTGTAAGTCCAGGTGGACACTGCACGGCGTGCGGCGGGGAAGCCGCGCATCCTCACGCCCGCGAGGGCCCAGGCTCCGGCGCTCGTCCGCCGGAGCTGCCTGAGCCCCGAGCGGCTCTGTGCAGGAGTTGGGGCGTCGCGGCTGGCGTCCCCCACAGCCAAAGCTCTTCCACATTCCCGCACACCCACCAATTAAAGACTCGGATGACAATGGTCCTCTCGGTTGGGTTTGTGGTCTGTCTGtttctggtcgtggggcttgaactccgggtctgtCCCCGAGCTGtcctgctccaggctggcgctctaccacgtgagccacggcgccgccaCTTCCGGTTCTCTGGTGGTGCATTGGAGACcagggtctcagggacttccctgctcgggctggctttgaactgccgtcCTCCGACCtcgctcctgagtagctaggatgataggcgtgagcctgGGGGTGGAGACGCACTGGGGTCAGGCACTGAGTTGGAGCACCAGCCTGGAACAAGGTTCCTGCGGGGCCCCTTGGGCTCCCACCACCTGCGGTCCTAGCCACTCacgggctgagggctgaggatctcggttcaaagccagcctgggcaggaaagcctgtactCCTCTGCAGTtaaccaaccaaaaagccagaagtggagctgtgactcaagtggcagagcggctcgcctggagttcaagccccagaaccagtgcaCACAAGAAGTGGGCTTTCTGGAAAGCGGCGGGTGACTTCTgtgctgtgggggaggggaaggcccggcccaccccccccccccgcagggccaGCTGCCCCCTGGTGTGGCTGCTCAAGGGGCCTGGACCGAGGCCCCCCCATGGATGGTGCCAGCGGCAGTCCCTGTGGCCTGTGTGTCTCCACAACCTGACAGCTGGAATCGCAAGTGTCAGCCGACTGGAGCAGGACCGCGGTGTCAGGAATCCCCGGGTGCAGTGACCGGGTCTCGGGGAGCACTGTGTCAGGTCTCGGGGAGCACTGTGTCAGGAGCCCCAGGATGGAGTGACCGGGTCTCGGGGAGCACTGTGTCAGGGGTCCCCAGGTGCAGTGACCGGGTCTCGGGGAGCACTGTGTCAGGAACCCCAGGATGGAGTGACCGGGTCTCAGGGAGCACTGTGTCAGGGGTCCCCGGGTGCAGTGACCGGGTCTCGGGGAGCACTGTCAGGAATCCCAGGGTGGAGTGACCGGTCTCGGGGAGCACTGTCAGGAATCCCAGGGTGGAGTGGCCGGGTCTCGGGGAGCACTGTGTGACGGGTCCCAGGGTGGAGTGGCCGGGTCTCGGGGAGCACTCTGTCAGGGGTCCCAGGGTGGAGTGACTGGTCTCGGGGAGCACTGTCAGGAATCCCAGGGTGGAGTGGCCGGGTCTCGGGGAGCACTGTGTCAGGGGTCCCCGGGTGCAGTGACCGGGTCTCGGGGAGCACTGTGTCAGGGGTCCCCGGGTGGAGTGGCCGGGTCTCGGGGAGCACTCTGTCAGGGGTCCCAGGGTGGAGTGACCGGTCTCGGGGAGCACTGTCAGGAATCCCAGGGTGGAGTGGCCGGGTCTCGGGGAGCACTGTGTCAGGGGTCCCCGGGTGGAGTGGCCGGGTCTCGGGGCGCGCTGCCCTCCGTGGGCACCGCCAGTGCGTGGCAGAAGCGGATCGTGTGTGCTCTGGGCGGGGCCCCTCCCCGGCGGTGCCCACAACCCAGCCCGCGGCGCCCCGGGCTCGCTGCGGCCCCTGGGCTCCGTCGTTGGCTTCAGGCCGTCGCGTCCGGGGCTGGCCTCCCGGGATCCAGCACCTGCGGACCTGGGTGAGGCCCAGCCACCGGCACCCAGGGTCCCCGGCCCGCCCTGGGACCCCGTCCTCCGCCCCACGCGCTGCCGGAGCCCGGAGCCGCCTCGCGCATCCGCCGTCCTTCCTCTGCCCCTCCCGCGGCCACCTCCCAAAGGGAAAGTCTCGCCCCCGCCCCGTCCAGAGCCCCTCACTGACCGCCCCCGCGGGTCTCCACCCCGTGACCATCTGCACAGGTGTGGGGATGGGAGCACGGGGGAGGAACGGAAACAGCTGCCACCCGCTGCCTGCGTGTGCTGGGCGAAGGAGGCGTGGCCAGGCGCACAGCTGGGGGCGTGGTTccgtgggggcgtggccagggcccACAGCTGAGGGCGGGGCTTGTGGAGGCGTGGCCCGGGCCCACAGCTGGTGGGAGGGCGTGGCCCGGGCCCGCAGCCGGTAGGAGGGCGTGGTTCTGTGGGGGCGTGGCCCGGGCGCGCCGCTGGTGGGAGGGCGTGGTTCTGTGGGGGCGTGGCCCGGGCCCCAGCTGGTAGGAGGGCGTGGTTCTGTGGGGGCGTGGCCCGGGCGCGCCGCTGGGGGCGTGGCCCGGGCCCGCAGCTGATAGGGCGAGGCCTCGGGGCGTGgctccctcgccccccccccccccccccccgcgtggtcCCCAGTGAGCTGACACGGACGTCTCACAGCAAAGCCCTTGTATTGATGGGGCTCGCGCGGAGGGCCTCGGGTCAAGCGAGCCCGGGGCGGGGCCCCCTGGCCCCCGGGGCGGCCGCTCACCACGCTACGTCCTCCGCGCCTTCCGCCAAGCACTGAGCCAGGTGGCTGTCCACGTCCAGCTGGTCCAGCCTGCGGGGAGAAGGAGACCGGTCACGGAGCGCCCCGTGGAGGCCACGGCAAGgacgcccccctcctccccgccacaCCCTCCAGGGGGCTATGGCTGCTGGGCACCAGGCGTGGAGGGGCTCGCGGGGCCCTCGCAGGCCAGGCCCGGCGCCTCGGCCCGGACGCCCGCCCAGCTGTGCGCATGGGCAGTGGCAGAGGCcacacagccccagcccagcccagcccaggcggGGCAGACCCCCGCTCGCGGTCCAAACCCGTCCCTCCGGGGCTCCCCTCCACCGGCCCGCTGGGCACCAGGAGGAAGAGGCACCGGGGGCCGGGCCCTgcagggcgcccccccccccgggctgcagGCAGTGGCAGGAAGGGCCCCTCCACCGAGACCCGGGATGGGGGCATCTGGACAAGCGGGCTCTCTGCCCGCCTCTGCCCTCCTGGGACCCCATCCGCTGCCATCTGGCTGACGGCCACCCACACTGCACATGGCCACCACAGGCTGGGGCAGTTGGTGTCAGGTCGCGTGgccagcagagctgccaggagATGCCCAGAGCTGGGCAGCGTGCTCAGTGCGTGCATGGAGGCCGGGGTCCTGCTGAACTGACTTTCTCTTCCACACCACTGCCAGAGAACGGCCCCACGCCAAGCCCGCCAGCTTGGttcagtcccagctactcaggagacactgggaagtcacagttcaaggctagcccaggcgtgccgcaagtgctagagcactgccTAGCAAACTTGCCGCTTTGGGTTCGATCCCagtaaagggaaggggaagggacaggCAGGCTGGGCTCGGCAGCTCATCCCAGAACCCTAGCTATTAGAGACTCAGGTGTGGgctcatagtttgaggccagtctgggcagaaaacgTTCTAAGAGACCTCCGGCCCCAACACTGACTAGACGAGGTGGCATGTCCCTGGCAGaaagggagaccctgtctcaaaaaagaaagcagtggctgggaatgtggcctggtggaggagcgctcgcctagcatgcatgaaaccctgggttcgattcctcagtaccacatacagagaaaagccggaaatggtgctggggCCCAAGTggtggcaaaagaagctcagggacagtgcccaggccctgagttcaagccccaggactggcaaaaaaagaaaagaaaaagaaagcagtattCAGTGCTGGAGGAAGTACTTCAGCTGatgcccaagtgatagagcacaaaccTGGAGCTAAAAGActcgggaacagcacccaggctgagttcaagccccagaatggcacacacaaaaaatcagcaCTCGAGGCCTGGCCCAGTGGTAAAGAGCCCTGCTTCACAAGCAGGGGAGCGAGTTCGAAGCCAGCACTGCACGATGGTTCTGCGATTGCTCCCCAACAGCACAGACGTGCCTGGGCTCCGTGCGAGTAAGAAGCTGTCTTACATCGTGGGCATTGGTACTGGGGGGCCCTGGTCCCCCAAGGGCAATGGCATCTGAATCCAGCAACAAAGAATTTGGAGACAAAGAGCACTGTGCACGTGGCTTGTCGAGTACCTAACTCCTGTCACACTGAAGTGATTGGAACAAAGCCAGGGCAGGGAGCCGTGGTGGGGTgcgtgtgcaaacacacacaccggCAGTGCCACCGCCCAGGGGCAGACCACAGGGTGCTCAGGGCTTAGCCCGGCTGCCCAGCCAGGCCCACCCGCGTCCAGCTGGCCTTCTGGCCCTGTGTTCTAGCTGCTGCAGCCACTGCGGCCACAGCTTCCAGCCGGGGAGGAGCGGGACACCAGGGAGcggcccggccctccctcccctcccctcccctcccctccccacaaggcAGCAGCCGCAGCTGGGGGCTGAGTGCCGGCCCAAGCAGGTACTCCCTCCTTCACAGTCAAATGGCAGAACACACTAGAAGCATTCCAGACACGCTAAGACCTGAACCTCGTTCCCTGACACCCCACTGAAGGAAATCCAGGCACTGTGCCAAGCCTTCATGCAACTGTGCAAAAGAGCCCAAAATGGCAGCTGCTTCCGCCCCAATCTGCCTTCCAGAATCTTTTTTTAGATTCTCTGGAAATGCAAGCCCTGCGAAGACAAaagctccccccgccccgccccccccccagcagaggACGCCAGGCCGGACACCAGGCGCCCAGGCCGGAGAAAACCAATTCCCCGGCTCTGCAGCTTTGAAACCACCCACTGGCCCCCCAGGGTTGGCAAATGGGTCGGCTTAGCACAATCAGCACGGGAAGGACGCGTGCTACCAGCCAGCCCTGGCATCCGTATTCTGGTgggggcacacgcacacacacgcacagcacgcacgcacacgcgcgcacatgcCAGCCCGAGCAGGGTGGGGGTGTGGAAGGGTGGGGTCAGGCCATTCTGATGAAGGCCTGGTCTGGggagagccccgccccgcccggcctctGTGTTTGGGTAACTGGTCCGCTCGCTGGGTGCTTTGGTTTGGTGGTGTCCTGAGCTAAAGTTAGAATTCCTCCCTTTCTAGGCTATTTCTGCTTCCCGTGGCCTCCTGGTCACGTGACACCAGAAGCCTGCAGCCCTTACCACGGGCATTCCCGTGTCCTGGCTGACcccgggctgtggctcaagtggcagagtgctagccttgagcacaaagatgccagggccggtgctcaggccctgagtccaagcgggggggggggggggggaccttcaACTTGACCACATCACCTGCCCGGGACATGAGTCACCCCTGCTGGAGATCGCAGGGGCCCCCGTGCTCTGGGCTCCCGGAAGGTGGGGTGGCAGGGTGAGAATTCCCCCGCCCTCTctgagcacagggcctggggaGGAGCCCAAGCCTGCGACACAACACCCGTCACCCCACCACAGTGCGCTTCCCGCGTAGCAATGCACACCAGTCACGGGACTTGCACTCGGGCTCCAGGTGTGTCCCTCGGCGTTGGTGCTCCTGCTGGTGCTTCCACCACGCCAGCCGCGCCCTCTCCAGCTCTCCGCTGGGTAACGGGGTCGCCCGCCCAGGGCTGGCCCCCCCTTTCGGGAGCAAGgtctcagcccaggctggccgggAGGGCAAGACTGGCCTGGGACTCTCCATTCTCCAGAGCTGCGCCCCGCCGAGGCCGGGGGGCACTCACCGGGGGGCAAACGCCTTCCCGCACATGGGGCAGCTCTGCAGGGCGGGCGGCCCCGGCGGAGGCTCCGGGGCACCGGGGGCTCCGCAGGGATCCGGCGCGGGGCGTCCTTCCCGGGGGCCGGAGGGCGACTCCCGGGGCCTCGCAGCCTCGCCGGCCGCCCCGGGGGCGGGCGGAAAGGGCGTCCAGAAAAACGTCTTCGATCCAACCGTGAACACCTCGGGGGGCGCTGGGCCATCCGGGCCGGGCTCCGGTTCCTGCAGGGCAGAGGCGTGGGCTGGGCCCGCGACGCCCGGGGGGACCCCGCCGCCCCcacggcccccgccgccccccggggTCTCCGCCGCCCCcacggccccgccgccccccggggTCTCCGCCGCCCCCACGGCCCCCGCACCCCGGGCCCCCGCCGCACCCACGACCCCCGCAACCCGGGCTCCCCGCGGGGTCCCCGCCGCACCCACGACCCCCGCACCCCGGGGTCCCCGCCGCACCCACGACCCCCGCACCCCGGGGTCCCCGCCGCACCCACGACCCCCGCACCCCGGGCCCCCGCCGCACCCCCGGGGTCCCCCGCCGCACCCACGACCCCCGCGCCCCGGGCTtccggccgccccgcgccccgggcttccggccgcccccgccggccccgcggccccaccTGGTCGGGAAGCGCGGGCAGCGGCTCGCAGTCCGGGCTCGGGCCGGCGCCCGCCGCGCGCAGCAGGGCGGCCCACGGCCCGCTCTCGGCGCCCGgggaggcggggcgcgggggggaacCTGCGCGGCAGGGGTGCGGGGTCAGGAGCCGGGCCCGGGGGGAACCTGCGCGGCAGGGGTGCGGGGTCAGGAGCCGGGCCCGGGGGGAACCTGCGCGGCAGGGGTGCGGGGTCAGGAGCCGGGCCCGGGGGGAGCCTGCGCGGCAGGGGTGCGGGGTCAGGAGCCGGGCCCGGGGGGAACCCGCGCGGCAGGGGTGCGGGTCAGGAGCCCGGCCGCGCGGCGCACGTGGggcccggcccgccgcccgcccggcccccgccgcgcTCACCCGCCCCGGGGCGGCCTCCGGCGGCTCAGCCGCCCCGCCGGCCTCCGCGCCGCCTCCATCCGCCGCCCGAGCGCGCGTCCGGCGGAAGTGGGGCCCGGGCCGCCGCGCCGGCTCCGCGCGGAggcggtggaggtgggggggccgGGCCGAGAACCCCCGGCCGAGGGGCGCCCGGCCCGCAGGGAGGCCCCGGGAGCCCGCCTGGCCCTGCCCGCGGCCCGCGCGGCGCGCGGCTCCGGCCGGTTTCCCCGCGCGGCCCGGGCGGCCCCGGGAGGCTCCGCCGGGCGACCCCCGCGGCGGCCACTAGGTGGCAGCCGAGGCCCGGGCGCCCCCGAGCCCCAGCCCGCGCCCGCCCTGAGGCCGCCCTCGGTTAACAGTTCTCCCGGCCACCGCGCGGGGTGCGGGGGGCCTGGGGTCCGCGCGCCCGCGTGCCGGCCCCCGGCTGACCCAGGATTCGCGGGGCTTCGTGGGTCCGTGCCTCGGGCAGTTCCCACCGGGGTCACCGGGCTCccgacccccctcccctcccccctcccctccccccttcccaccggatcctgacccccctcccctcccccctcccctccccccttcccaccgggctcctgacccccctcccctcccccctccccgccccccttcccaccggctcctgaccccctcccctccccccttcccaccgggctcctgacccctcccctcccccctcccctcccccctcccctccccccttcccaccgggctcctgaccccctcccctacccccctcccctccccccttcccaccgggctcctgaccccctcccctaccccctcccctacCCCTTTCCCACCGGGAtcctgacccccctcccct
Encoded here:
- the Faap20 gene encoding Fanconi anemia core complex-associated protein 20 produces the protein MEAARRPAGRLSRRRPPRGSPRARLLTPHPCRAGSPRARLLTPHPCRAGSPRARLLTPHPCRAGSPPRPASPGAESGPWAALLRAAGAGPSPDCEPLPALPDQEPEPGPDGPAPPEVFTVGSKTFFWTPFPPAPGAAGEAARPRESPSGPREGRPAPDPCGAPGAPEPPPGPPALQSCPMCGKAFAPRLDQLDVDSHLAQCLAEGAEDVAW